From a single Lewinella sp. LCG006 genomic region:
- a CDS encoding OmpA family protein, whose product MKKKNLKGLVLLWLISTVVVYAQPVSEYNHTGQEVRIFNTSPVNTDGLEFCPAVYENGLVFVSRYKNGPVDPKTGQTFFELFYAELDPNGMPGKPESFSTELNSAYHEGPVSFSPSGDRIFFTRTNSRNGVRRSDAKGRSVEKIYEATRGLFDWENVKELPFNSDEYRSVHPAISPDEKKLFFSSDRPDGYGGMDLYVVEWENGQWSVPINLGPEINSSGNEVFPFFHQSGTLFFSSDGHNGGGRKDLDLYMIDMSGRKWGQVFNMGAPFNSSADDLGLVILPDGRSGYFSSAREGGFGQDDVYMFKAPQGMEGIRPMPVLSGVVTVTDKTTSRRMIGAAIRLFELNKDGFIDDESAYDLELVPSESKDGEMVMKMIRKRDENLGSPIAVTDREGEAVLQLQENKEYLLLISKPDYFTQELLFKTDQLGPDQPLDFLLEPTNCIILSGTVRSDRFQIAIPSATLTLTNLCDNTTTTYRSNIGGNYEICLPIGCDYVLEGTKPGYEPGATRVTTVRLRGSRSLSADLMIHPTSDAILREPIKEGTVIVLENIYYDFNKSAIRKGAAQDLEALGQLMNLYPSMQIELGAHTDSRGTDEYNLDLSLRRAQSAKEFLIQRGIAANRIRTVGYGETQLRNHCADGVNCSDAEHLLNRRTEVKVLNINERVKVSYEDDSN is encoded by the coding sequence ATGAAAAAAAAGAACCTAAAAGGGCTGGTTTTATTATGGCTGATCAGCACAGTCGTGGTGTATGCTCAACCTGTTTCTGAGTATAATCATACCGGGCAGGAGGTTCGTATTTTTAATACCAGTCCAGTAAATACAGATGGACTGGAGTTTTGTCCCGCAGTGTATGAAAATGGGCTGGTTTTTGTCTCCCGCTATAAGAACGGACCAGTTGATCCTAAGACCGGGCAGACCTTTTTTGAACTGTTTTATGCGGAACTGGACCCCAATGGCATGCCCGGTAAGCCGGAATCTTTTTCCACAGAACTAAATTCGGCCTATCACGAAGGGCCCGTCTCTTTCAGCCCTTCTGGTGATCGTATATTCTTTACCCGTACCAATTCTCGCAATGGTGTGCGCCGCTCCGATGCCAAAGGGCGCTCCGTAGAGAAAATCTACGAAGCAACCAGAGGTTTGTTTGACTGGGAAAATGTAAAAGAACTTCCCTTTAATAGCGATGAATACCGTAGTGTCCACCCGGCAATTTCTCCCGACGAGAAAAAACTTTTCTTCTCTTCTGACCGTCCCGATGGTTACGGTGGGATGGATTTGTACGTTGTGGAATGGGAAAATGGGCAATGGTCTGTTCCCATAAACTTAGGCCCGGAAATAAATTCCAGCGGCAATGAGGTCTTCCCTTTCTTCCATCAAAGTGGAACCCTCTTTTTCTCTTCTGATGGCCACAATGGAGGCGGCCGCAAAGATTTGGATCTTTATATGATTGATATGTCTGGCCGTAAATGGGGACAGGTATTCAATATGGGTGCTCCTTTTAATTCTTCAGCAGACGATCTGGGCCTGGTAATCTTACCTGATGGCCGTAGTGGTTATTTCTCTTCTGCTCGGGAAGGAGGCTTCGGGCAGGACGATGTTTATATGTTTAAAGCGCCTCAGGGTATGGAGGGAATTCGCCCAATGCCCGTTCTCAGTGGGGTGGTAACGGTGACAGATAAAACGACCAGCCGCCGAATGATAGGTGCCGCCATTCGCCTTTTTGAGCTAAATAAAGATGGTTTCATTGATGATGAATCCGCTTATGACCTGGAGCTGGTTCCTAGCGAAAGCAAAGACGGAGAGATGGTCATGAAAATGATCCGCAAGCGAGATGAAAACCTGGGTAGCCCAATCGCTGTTACCGACCGCGAAGGGGAGGCCGTTTTGCAATTGCAAGAAAACAAAGAATACCTCTTACTGATTTCTAAGCCTGATTATTTTACCCAAGAATTGCTTTTTAAAACAGATCAACTCGGCCCTGATCAGCCCTTAGATTTTCTTCTGGAACCTACCAATTGTATTATCCTTTCCGGAACCGTGCGTTCGGATCGCTTTCAAATCGCTATTCCCAGTGCAACCCTTACGTTGACCAATCTGTGCGACAACACAACCACTACTTACCGTAGCAATATTGGGGGCAATTATGAGATTTGCTTGCCCATCGGTTGTGATTATGTTCTGGAAGGCACCAAGCCCGGCTATGAGCCTGGAGCAACCAGGGTGACGACAGTGCGCCTGCGCGGGAGCCGTTCTTTGAGCGCGGACTTGATGATCCACCCCACTTCCGATGCCATCCTCAGAGAGCCGATAAAAGAGGGGACCGTCATTGTTTTAGAAAATATTTATTACGATTTCAACAAATCTGCCATTCGCAAAGGAGCTGCCCAGGATTTGGAAGCTTTAGGGCAGTTGATGAATCTCTACCCTAGTATGCAGATTGAGCTGGGCGCTCACACAGATAGCCGGGGTACCGATGAGTACAACCTTGATTTATCACTACGTCGGGCCCAATCGGCAAAAGAATTTCTCATTCAGCGTGGCATCGCAGCCAATCGTATCCGTACCGTCGGTTATGGCGAAACACAGCTTCGTAACCACTGCGCGGACGGAGTCAATTGTAGTGATGCCGAACATTTGCTCAATCGCCGGACAGAGGTGAAAGTGCTCAATATCAATGAGCGAGTCAAGGTTTCTTACGAGGATGATTCTAATTAA
- a CDS encoding OmpA family protein has protein sequence MLRLIFIISIFSSFLPGTSLQAQDYVVSEKLDKRSKKLMEEAEALVRRQQFDNAIATLNTILAREPKAIDALILRGDMYYSKKELALAERDLEAVLAMSMDYKPRLIYQLGLVEYGLEKYEEAAAHHRAYLLRADGHDRYHERVEKYLRNAEIAAELRRNPVPFSPESMGPSINTPGKEYLPAFSADGRYLVYTVNYTGREDFYYSELKEDGTWSKGQALTGVNTVENEGAQSMSADGRLLYFTGCNWPDSYGSCDLYYARREKGQWGNLRHAAPPINSEHWDTQPSLSANGDYLYFTSTRPGGFGGSDIWRCKRGLDGRFGSPENLGPTINTEGNEQSPFLHADGQTLYFASDTHPGLGDFDIFISRMLLDGSWGEPKNIGYPINTSSGEGTLVVSLDGKKAYYTTDQNTKEGKPLDLDIYQFDLYWEARPQPLTYVEGRVLDAQTDAVIEGADVLITAEGKTTTFAQVRTLDDGTFLIVLPMGENYALEASREGYLFYSDRFELAGAFDREKPYRLSIPLQPVPEELSVNGEQPIVLKNVLFVSGSAELLPMSEMELNRLVQLLKNHLKLNIRINGHTDNVGDDTANQVLSEARAKSVYNYLIKQGIAAERLSYKGFGESQPIAENDTPEGRKLNRRTEFEVISLGEQ, from the coding sequence ATGCTTCGATTAATTTTCATCATTAGTATTTTCTCTTCTTTTCTGCCGGGTACCTCGCTCCAAGCCCAGGATTACGTTGTCAGTGAGAAATTGGATAAGCGTTCGAAGAAGCTGATGGAAGAGGCAGAAGCTTTGGTGCGTCGGCAGCAATTTGACAATGCTATAGCTACTCTGAATACTATACTAGCACGCGAACCCAAAGCCATTGATGCCCTTATTTTGCGGGGTGATATGTACTACAGTAAGAAAGAGCTGGCATTGGCGGAACGTGATTTAGAAGCGGTACTAGCCATGTCAATGGATTATAAACCCCGACTAATCTACCAACTGGGTTTGGTGGAATACGGTTTGGAAAAATACGAGGAAGCAGCAGCACATCACCGCGCTTATTTGTTGCGAGCAGATGGGCATGACCGCTACCACGAACGGGTAGAGAAATACCTCAGAAATGCCGAGATAGCGGCAGAATTGCGGCGAAATCCCGTGCCTTTTTCACCCGAATCAATGGGGCCGTCTATCAATACCCCAGGCAAAGAATATTTGCCCGCTTTTTCGGCGGATGGCCGTTATCTGGTGTATACGGTGAATTACACCGGACGCGAGGATTTTTACTATAGTGAGTTGAAAGAAGATGGTACCTGGAGCAAAGGACAAGCCCTGACGGGAGTTAATACGGTAGAAAATGAGGGCGCACAGAGCATGTCGGCGGATGGTCGCCTGCTCTATTTCACGGGCTGCAACTGGCCAGATAGCTACGGCAGCTGCGACTTGTATTACGCCCGGCGGGAAAAAGGGCAGTGGGGCAACCTTCGCCACGCGGCGCCACCCATCAATAGTGAGCATTGGGATACCCAGCCCAGCCTTTCGGCGAACGGGGATTATTTGTATTTTACCAGCACCCGTCCCGGAGGCTTTGGTGGCAGTGATATCTGGCGCTGCAAGCGGGGACTAGATGGCCGCTTTGGTAGCCCTGAGAACCTCGGGCCAACCATCAATACGGAGGGTAATGAGCAATCTCCTTTTTTGCACGCCGATGGGCAAACACTTTATTTTGCTTCTGATACCCACCCGGGACTCGGGGATTTCGATATTTTTATCAGTCGTATGCTCCTGGACGGATCGTGGGGAGAACCGAAAAATATAGGCTATCCCATCAATACTTCTTCGGGAGAAGGTACACTAGTCGTAAGTTTGGATGGAAAAAAGGCTTACTATACCACCGACCAGAATACGAAAGAGGGGAAACCTTTAGATCTTGATATTTACCAGTTTGACCTCTACTGGGAAGCTCGCCCTCAACCTTTGACTTATGTAGAGGGACGTGTGCTGGACGCTCAAACCGACGCAGTTATTGAAGGTGCCGATGTACTGATTACCGCGGAGGGGAAAACCACCACCTTCGCTCAGGTCAGAACACTGGACGATGGTACTTTCCTGATTGTGCTGCCAATGGGCGAAAACTATGCCCTTGAAGCCAGTCGCGAAGGGTATTTGTTTTACTCCGACCGGTTTGAGTTGGCGGGCGCATTCGATCGGGAGAAGCCCTATAGATTGTCCATCCCTCTGCAGCCAGTTCCAGAAGAATTGTCCGTCAATGGCGAGCAGCCCATCGTACTGAAGAACGTACTTTTTGTCTCTGGTTCTGCCGAGCTGCTTCCTATGTCTGAAATGGAGCTGAATCGTTTAGTGCAGTTGTTGAAGAATCACCTAAAGTTGAATATCAGGATCAATGGCCATACGGATAATGTAGGGGATGATACGGCCAACCAGGTACTGAGCGAAGCCCGGGCCAAGTCCGTTTATAATTATTTAATCAAGCAAGGGATTGCTGCGGAGCGATTGAGTTATAAAGGTTTCGGCGAAAGCCAGCCCATCGCTGAAAATGATACGCCCGAAGGCCGCAAGCTGAATCGGCGGACGGAGTTTGAGGTGATCAGTTTGGGAGAGCAGTGA
- a CDS encoding helix-turn-helix domain-containing protein yields the protein MNKYSLSKTPQDILALTADRHRRLRKKKKFTQKALAERSGVSLGSLKRFEQNGQIPFENLLKLAQILGQLEAFEHLFDVNDQTKEVEHLFSKKARGL from the coding sequence ATGAACAAATATAGTCTCTCAAAAACCCCTCAAGATATATTAGCACTTACGGCAGACCGCCATCGCAGATTACGCAAAAAAAAGAAATTCACCCAAAAAGCACTGGCAGAGCGCTCAGGTGTCTCTTTGGGAAGTCTAAAACGCTTTGAACAGAATGGTCAGATTCCTTTTGAAAATCTCCTGAAATTAGCTCAGATCCTTGGCCAGCTTGAGGCCTTTGAGCATTTGTTTGACGTCAATGATCAAACAAAAGAAGTAGAACACCTCTTTAGCAAAAAAGCACGAGGACTATGA
- a CDS encoding tetratricopeptide repeat protein, whose translation MEYTVIILGRLEFANTRSIQQATKVIAHLLETRYKNEVRYRDASELLDEETCSLTVPREKFNSSEKMWTNTLHLLKKAAEFSIAGDINMWKVLDGELQDYQCIEPNSDKTTVQAFREGRSLIVDGKLDAALESLSLAIKRFSRHAQALERRGFVHYLQGNTDKAMADYAASIEADSKRPDAYLGRARVYIDQENWSAALDDLTDSMKHSMPHHNVYLEALHRKGRCLMEMGENSKAIASFNFFLTRPLLEDHPQFIFRRQVAFDKGRALSADGKMEEAIKCFNESMNLPPREGNPIQAEILLHRGIAMQKSGKKGFKESWKQAADEGSKRAAELLAEMA comes from the coding sequence ATGGAGTATACGGTGATTATTCTGGGGAGATTAGAGTTTGCGAATACCCGCAGTATTCAGCAAGCCACCAAGGTTATTGCGCACCTTTTAGAAACGCGTTACAAAAACGAGGTTCGTTATCGAGATGCTAGCGAATTGCTCGACGAAGAAACCTGTTCTTTAACGGTTCCTCGAGAGAAATTCAATAGCTCAGAAAAAATGTGGACGAATACCCTTCATCTATTGAAAAAAGCTGCCGAATTTTCGATTGCTGGAGATATCAATATGTGGAAAGTATTGGATGGCGAATTGCAAGATTACCAATGTATTGAGCCGAATAGTGATAAAACTACGGTGCAAGCTTTTCGCGAAGGGCGATCACTGATCGTAGACGGTAAATTAGATGCCGCCCTTGAAAGTCTTTCCCTGGCGATCAAGCGTTTTTCTCGCCATGCCCAGGCCTTGGAACGCAGAGGTTTCGTTCATTACCTGCAAGGAAATACGGATAAGGCAATGGCTGATTATGCGGCGAGCATTGAAGCTGATAGTAAGCGCCCTGATGCTTATCTAGGAAGAGCAAGGGTATATATTGATCAAGAGAATTGGTCAGCAGCTCTTGATGACCTTACGGACAGCATGAAGCATTCTATGCCTCACCATAATGTTTATTTGGAAGCCCTCCACCGTAAAGGCAGATGTTTAATGGAAATGGGAGAGAATAGCAAAGCCATTGCTTCGTTCAATTTTTTCCTGACGCGCCCATTGCTAGAGGATCATCCACAGTTTATCTTTCGCCGGCAGGTAGCTTTTGATAAAGGCCGTGCCTTAAGTGCTGATGGGAAGATGGAAGAAGCGATCAAGTGTTTCAATGAATCCATGAACCTACCTCCTCGCGAAGGGAATCCTATCCAAGCCGAAATTCTCCTTCACCGTGGTATTGCCATGCAGAAAAGTGGGAAAAAAGGGTTTAAAGAAAGCTGGAAGCAAGCCGCCGATGAGGGCTCCAAGCGTGCTGCGGAGTTGTTGGCGGAGATGGCGTAG
- a CDS encoding SPASM domain-containing protein encodes MQRILWSDTINFIKKLKWRKIWNALLVFASYYLSRWTGKPRQWGLPFTINFEPTTACNLRCPECPSGLRQFSRPTGNLKADFFRNTLDDLAEHLLYLIFYFQGEPYINPAFLDMVKHAHDRKVYTITSTNGHFLNDANAEKTIRSGLDRLIVSVDGTTQEVYEQYRKEGNLTVVLQGIRNVVKWKKQLNASTPHIVLQFLVVKPNEHQVPAIRQMAADLGVDAISFKTAQVYDYEFGNPLLPEAEGLRRYRQLPDGRYEPKAQLHNHCWKLWHGSVITWDGLVVPCCFDKDGEHRLGNLKENSFREIWQGEAYQQFRQQLFTGRNQIDICTNCTEGCKVWLQPD; translated from the coding sequence ATGCAGCGCATCCTTTGGTCGGATACAATTAATTTTATTAAGAAGCTAAAGTGGCGCAAAATTTGGAATGCGCTGCTCGTTTTTGCCAGTTATTATCTCAGTCGATGGACCGGCAAGCCACGTCAATGGGGATTGCCATTCACTATTAATTTTGAACCTACAACGGCTTGTAACCTAAGATGTCCGGAGTGCCCCAGTGGATTGCGTCAGTTTAGTCGGCCTACCGGTAATTTGAAAGCAGATTTTTTTCGAAATACCCTTGATGATCTCGCGGAACACCTGCTGTACCTTATCTTTTATTTTCAAGGAGAGCCATACATCAATCCTGCTTTTCTGGATATGGTTAAGCATGCCCATGACCGCAAGGTGTATACGATCACGTCTACAAATGGCCATTTTTTAAATGATGCAAATGCCGAGAAAACAATCCGATCAGGTCTGGATCGCCTTATTGTATCGGTCGATGGTACAACTCAAGAGGTTTATGAGCAGTACCGTAAAGAAGGAAACTTAACCGTTGTATTACAAGGTATTCGCAATGTAGTGAAGTGGAAAAAACAACTGAACGCTTCTACGCCTCACATTGTCCTCCAGTTTTTAGTAGTAAAGCCCAACGAACATCAGGTGCCAGCCATCAGACAAATGGCTGCTGATTTAGGGGTTGATGCCATCTCTTTTAAGACTGCGCAGGTGTATGATTACGAATTTGGCAACCCGCTGTTACCAGAAGCCGAGGGGCTGCGCAGGTATCGGCAGTTACCCGATGGCCGTTATGAACCAAAGGCACAACTGCATAACCATTGCTGGAAACTTTGGCATGGTTCCGTCATCACCTGGGATGGCCTGGTGGTTCCTTGCTGCTTTGACAAAGATGGGGAACATCGACTAGGGAACCTCAAAGAAAATTCTTTTCGGGAGATATGGCAGGGAGAAGCTTATCAGCAATTTCGGCAGCAGCTGTTTACCGGAAGAAATCAAATAGATATTTGCACAAATTGTACGGAGGGATGCAAGGTTTGGTTACAACCGGATTAA
- a CDS encoding methyltransferase domain-containing protein, giving the protein MMTDHPSSATILKSWQTNSQSWISSIDQNEIASRLVATNAAIVEAILTHHPQRVLDVGCGEGWLSRAVYAPERTVIGIDGVDSLVGNATKKAGGPQYACFDYEAIRQGKLPPWAPFDLIVFNFALFEDEATFALLKQLNQVLHPNGHLLIQTIGLLEQEPSGWRTEDWRSMKTKYPAPFPWYYRTREDWEKELAQNGWEIRAFTSILHPETGQLLSWIIECARERL; this is encoded by the coding sequence ATGATGACGGACCACCCATCTTCTGCTACCATCCTGAAGTCCTGGCAAACCAATAGCCAGAGCTGGATAAGCAGCATTGACCAAAACGAGATCGCTTCCCGGCTAGTAGCCACCAATGCTGCTATCGTAGAGGCCATTCTAACCCATCACCCGCAGCGCGTCCTTGATGTTGGCTGCGGAGAAGGATGGCTGAGCCGTGCGGTCTACGCTCCAGAACGCACCGTCATTGGCATTGATGGCGTGGACAGTCTTGTGGGAAATGCTACTAAAAAAGCAGGAGGCCCACAGTACGCTTGTTTTGACTATGAAGCTATTCGTCAAGGAAAACTCCCTCCCTGGGCACCTTTTGATTTGATCGTCTTCAACTTTGCCTTGTTTGAAGACGAAGCCACTTTTGCATTACTGAAACAACTGAATCAAGTCCTCCATCCGAATGGTCATCTGCTCATTCAAACCATTGGCCTCCTTGAGCAAGAACCCTCTGGCTGGCGAACCGAAGATTGGCGAAGTATGAAGACAAAATACCCGGCTCCCTTTCCGTGGTATTACCGCACTCGTGAGGACTGGGAGAAGGAGTTGGCTCAAAATGGTTGGGAGATCAGGGCCTTTACAAGTATTTTGCACCCAGAAACCGGGCAGCTGTTGTCGTGGATAATTGAGTGCGCAAGAGAGAGGCTCTGA